The Thiorhodovibrio litoralis genome includes a window with the following:
- a CDS encoding bifunctional GNAT family N-acetyltransferase/carbon-nitrogen hydrolase family protein codes for MTQTPDTAAQVVVRNPTPADIPNIRTLFARAYAGSGVSSYSASMLRGQINKFPEGQFIAEYEGALIGFCSSFLISGEIALKPHTWNWITGSGYASRHDPNGDYLYGMEVCVDPDFRGLRIGQRLYDERKKLVQAWALRGIIYGGRLPTLAEAMERYASPEEYIEAIRQGREKDPVLTFQLRNDFDVIGLMESYWNEDRQSLGYGVHLLWRNPQAPDEKEEARAKPFGGRLSDTVRVATVQYQQRRVKSFEEFVELLRYFVDVTADYRSDFCVFPELFSLQLLSMEDSELSPSEAIDALTRWTDPIKTALRDLAVRYNINIIGGSHPTKMPNGRVENICYVCLRGGEVHEQAKIHPTPNEVYWWNIEGGHELSTINTDCGPIGVLICYDAEFPELSRHLADQGANIIFVPFCTDERQSYLRVRYCCQARAVENQCYVVMSGNCGNLPNVANMDIQYAQSCILTPCDFPFARDGVAADTTPNVETVAFADLRLADLREARYSGTVQNLKDRRHDLYTLVWRE; via the coding sequence ATGACTCAAACGCCAGATACAGCCGCCCAGGTCGTCGTGCGCAACCCGACGCCGGCGGACATTCCCAACATCCGCACACTCTTTGCTCGCGCCTATGCCGGCAGCGGGGTGAGCAGTTACAGCGCCAGCATGCTGCGCGGGCAGATCAACAAGTTTCCCGAAGGGCAATTCATTGCCGAATATGAGGGCGCTTTGATCGGTTTCTGCTCGAGCTTTCTGATCAGCGGTGAAATCGCGCTCAAGCCCCACACCTGGAACTGGATCACCGGCAGCGGTTACGCCAGTCGCCACGACCCCAACGGCGACTACCTCTATGGCATGGAGGTCTGTGTCGATCCAGACTTTCGCGGCCTGCGCATTGGCCAGCGCCTCTATGACGAGCGCAAGAAGCTGGTCCAGGCCTGGGCACTGCGCGGCATTATCTATGGCGGGCGGCTGCCAACCCTCGCTGAGGCGATGGAACGCTATGCCAGCCCGGAGGAGTATATCGAGGCCATCCGCCAGGGGCGCGAGAAAGACCCGGTGCTGACGTTTCAGCTGCGCAACGATTTCGACGTGATTGGCCTGATGGAGAGCTACTGGAACGAGGACCGCCAGTCCCTCGGCTATGGCGTGCATCTGCTGTGGCGCAATCCGCAAGCGCCGGATGAGAAAGAAGAAGCGCGCGCCAAGCCCTTCGGCGGGCGGCTGAGCGACACGGTGCGGGTCGCGACCGTGCAGTATCAACAGCGGCGGGTGAAATCCTTTGAGGAATTCGTCGAGTTGCTGCGCTATTTCGTCGATGTGACGGCCGATTACCGCTCGGATTTTTGCGTCTTTCCAGAGCTCTTCTCGCTGCAGTTGCTATCGATGGAAGACTCTGAGCTCTCGCCCTCGGAGGCGATCGATGCGCTGACGCGCTGGACCGACCCGATCAAGACCGCGCTGCGCGATCTCGCGGTGCGCTACAACATCAACATCATCGGTGGCTCGCACCCGACAAAAATGCCCAACGGCCGGGTCGAGAACATCTGCTATGTCTGCCTGCGCGGCGGCGAAGTCCATGAGCAGGCAAAGATCCACCCAACCCCGAATGAAGTCTACTGGTGGAACATCGAGGGCGGCCATGAGCTCTCCACCATCAACACCGACTGCGGCCCCATCGGGGTGCTGATCTGCTACGACGCCGAATTCCCCGAACTGTCCCGGCATCTCGCCGACCAGGGCGCGAATATCATTTTCGTGCCCTTCTGCACCGACGAGCGCCAGTCCTACCTGCGCGTGCGCTACTGCTGCCAGGCGCGCGCGGTCGAGAACCAATGCTATGTGGTTATGTCCGGCAACTGCGGCAACCTGCCGAATGTCGCCAACATGGACATCCAGTATGCTCAGAGCTGCATCCTGACGCCTTGTGATTTCCCCTTCGCGCGTGATGGCGTGGCGGCCGACACCACGCCCAATGTCGAGACAGTCGCCTTCGCTGATCTGCGCCTCGCCGATCTGCGCGAGGCACGCTACTCGGGCACGGTGCAAAACCTCAAGGACCGCCGGCATGACCTCTATACCCTGGTGTGGCGGGAATGA
- a CDS encoding ABC transporter transmembrane domain-containing protein, with product MHHQAPSSAPPDRPGTRNLHSLLRLLTFARPYGLHLGGALIALLLAAGSVLTFGQVIRTVVDTGLSTGSLTALNQALLFFIGVVVLTALAIVARSYLLNWIGERVVADIRQAVFERVLHLDIGYFESVRAGEVISRLTSDTALLQVVVGSTLAMALRTSLLIIGGVAMLAFTSPALTGLVLLGVPFVIGPSWLLGSRVRKLSRASQDRVADIGAYVDEAVHGIRTVQAFNHQPIDAHRYATQVERAFRVAMSRSVSSALLSGVATLLTFGAIGAVLWVGGRQVLAGSLSGGELSAFLFYAVLVAGSVSSLGDLIGQLLRGAGASERLMELLSLEPAVTAPANPQSLPQPSRGAVAFEQIRFCYPSRPEIPAADGLSLEIQPGERVALVGPSGAGKSTLFALLLRFYDPQAGTIRFDGVDLRQLALRDLRGQIALVPQDPVIFGASAWENIRYGLDSASDEDVRRAATAAHADVFLDRLPQGFDTYLGERGVRLSGGERQRIAIARTILRNPALLLLDEATSALDAESERLVQDALEHLMQGRTSMVIAHRLATVRNADRILVLDQGRLVASGNHASLMREEGLYARLASLQFQDGDSS from the coding sequence ATGCATCATCAAGCTCCCTCCAGTGCTCCACCTGACCGGCCCGGTACGCGCAATTTGCACTCGCTGCTGCGGCTTCTGACTTTCGCCCGACCCTATGGCCTGCACCTTGGCGGCGCCCTGATCGCGCTGCTGCTCGCTGCCGGGTCTGTCCTGACCTTCGGCCAGGTCATCCGCACCGTGGTCGATACCGGGCTTAGCACCGGCTCGCTGACGGCGCTTAATCAGGCGTTGCTGTTTTTCATCGGGGTGGTGGTCCTGACGGCGCTGGCCATTGTCGCGCGCAGCTATTTGCTCAACTGGATTGGCGAGCGGGTGGTGGCGGATATTCGCCAGGCGGTTTTTGAGCGCGTGCTGCATCTGGATATCGGCTATTTCGAGAGCGTGCGCGCCGGGGAAGTCATCAGCCGTCTGACTAGCGATACCGCGCTGCTGCAAGTGGTCGTCGGCTCGACGCTCGCCATGGCGCTGCGCACTTCCTTGCTGATCATTGGCGGGGTGGCCATGCTGGCCTTCACCAGCCCGGCGCTGACCGGACTGGTGCTGCTTGGCGTGCCCTTTGTGATCGGCCCAAGCTGGCTGCTCGGCTCGCGGGTGCGCAAGCTCTCGCGCGCCAGTCAGGACCGGGTGGCCGACATCGGCGCCTATGTGGATGAGGCCGTGCATGGCATTCGCACCGTGCAGGCATTCAATCACCAGCCGATTGACGCGCACCGCTATGCGACTCAGGTCGAGCGCGCCTTTCGCGTCGCCATGTCCCGTTCCGTCAGCAGTGCGCTGCTCTCGGGAGTGGCGACGCTGCTGACCTTCGGTGCCATCGGTGCCGTGCTCTGGGTTGGTGGCCGCCAGGTCTTGGCCGGCAGCCTGAGCGGCGGCGAACTGTCGGCCTTTCTGTTCTATGCGGTGCTGGTGGCCGGCTCGGTCAGTTCGCTTGGCGACCTGATTGGCCAACTGCTGCGCGGCGCTGGGGCGAGTGAACGGCTGATGGAACTACTGAGCCTGGAGCCGGCAGTTACCGCGCCGGCCAATCCGCAGTCGCTGCCGCAACCGAGCCGGGGCGCGGTCGCTTTCGAGCAGATACGCTTCTGCTATCCGAGTCGCCCGGAAATCCCGGCGGCCGATGGGCTGAGCCTGGAGATCCAGCCTGGTGAGCGGGTCGCGCTGGTTGGGCCCTCGGGTGCGGGCAAATCGACTCTGTTTGCGCTCTTGCTGCGCTTCTACGATCCCCAGGCCGGCACCATTCGCTTCGACGGCGTCGACCTGCGTCAGCTCGCTCTGCGCGACTTACGCGGCCAGATCGCGCTGGTGCCGCAGGATCCGGTCATTTTCGGCGCCAGCGCCTGGGAGAACATTCGCTATGGGCTGGACTCGGCCAGCGATGAGGACGTCCGCCGCGCCGCCACCGCCGCTCACGCGGATGTGTTTCTGGACCGGCTGCCGCAAGGCTTCGATACCTATCTGGGTGAGCGCGGCGTGCGCCTGTCCGGTGGCGAGCGCCAGCGCATTGCCATCGCCCGCACCATTTTGCGCAATCCCGCCCTGCTGCTGCTTGATGAGGCCACCAGCGCGCTTGATGCGGAGAGCGAGCGCTTGGTGCAGGACGCGCTCGAGCATCTGATGCAGGGCCGCACCAGCATGGTCATTGCCCATCGGCTCGCTACCGTGCGCAATGCCGACCGGATTCTGGTGCTGGACCAGGGCCGTCTCGTCGCCAGCGGCAATCATGCCAGTCTGATGCGCGAGGAGGGACTTTACGCGCGCCTGGCTTCGCTACAGTTTCAGGATGGCGATTCATCTTGA
- a CDS encoding WD40 repeat domain-containing protein, whose amino-acid sequence MSAAKSVHVLCWLAACGAALLLAGCFDPGEKRSFEVAVQGLYDADLSTDARALVVASVNHGGSFWDVSGSSRRFNWNHHGGEQTTLVAAALAGDATYAVTADQVPIMVLWDAKTGRAIQSWMLPHEVTSMALADSGQRLLIGTANSEALVFDLRRGGIEHRLPHDEEINAVAITPDGRLGLTVSDDDYARLWDLQQAKELHRWELNNNGMTAALSPSGRYAFAAGQSARAAVWDTRSGALMFELNPYQKWVGRGITYSTAVFSPREDELLTGSVTGQVKRWSLANGEPLGSWTLGRRSWIAPSAVKLIALGYALNGDYIAVGSNGLVYVLGRQPG is encoded by the coding sequence ATGTCTGCTGCCAAATCCGTCCATGTGTTGTGCTGGCTCGCCGCCTGCGGTGCCGCGCTGCTGCTTGCTGGCTGCTTTGACCCCGGCGAGAAGCGCAGTTTCGAAGTCGCCGTGCAGGGACTCTATGACGCCGATCTGAGCACTGACGCGCGCGCGCTCGTGGTTGCTTCGGTCAACCACGGCGGCAGCTTTTGGGATGTCAGCGGCAGCTCTCGGCGCTTCAATTGGAACCATCACGGCGGCGAGCAGACGACCTTGGTCGCTGCGGCACTGGCCGGCGACGCCACCTACGCGGTGACGGCGGATCAGGTGCCGATCATGGTGCTCTGGGATGCAAAAACCGGCCGCGCAATACAAAGCTGGATGCTGCCGCACGAGGTGACATCCATGGCCCTGGCAGATTCCGGTCAGCGGCTTCTGATCGGCACCGCCAACAGCGAGGCATTGGTGTTTGATCTGCGCCGCGGTGGCATCGAGCATCGCCTGCCTCATGATGAGGAGATCAATGCTGTCGCCATCACGCCCGATGGCCGCCTGGGGCTCACGGTATCCGATGACGATTACGCGCGCTTGTGGGACCTGCAGCAAGCCAAGGAGCTGCATCGCTGGGAGCTCAATAACAATGGGATGACCGCCGCCCTGTCCCCGAGCGGGCGCTATGCCTTTGCCGCTGGTCAGAGCGCGCGTGCGGCGGTCTGGGACACCCGCAGCGGCGCGCTGATGTTCGAGCTCAACCCCTACCAGAAGTGGGTGGGGCGCGGCATCACCTACAGCACCGCAGTGTTCTCGCCGCGCGAGGACGAGCTGCTGACCGGCAGCGTGACCGGCCAGGTCAAGCGCTGGTCGCTCGCCAACGGCGAGCCGCTCGGAAGCTGGACGCTTGGGCGGCGAAGCTGGATCGCGCCATCGGCCGTCAAGCTGATCGCCCTGGGATATGCGCTCAATGGCGACTACATCGCCGTGGGCAGCAACGGCCTGGTCTACGTGCTGGGCCGCCAGCCCGGTTAG
- a CDS encoding methyl-accepting chemotaxis protein encodes MLKNLTIGLRILLGSALMLLVTYGVMLPTQLNQLKSITAEDQMRFARGLFETFSSMLQEQGKLALALSAAQANMPEIQRAFAERDRERLLELTQAEFEHLKTHQDVRQFQFLTPPATSFLRVHMPDKHGDDLSRMRGTVVNANQNREPIMGLERGVAGLGIRGVQPVFYQGEHIGVVEFGMSFGQAFFDHILESFGVPSALQLAADRGFETLAGTIKGGTLLKPDELRAALDGETITRDARVEGGPVLIYAEAIEDYSGKPIGVVELLVDRSLSVAAYRNALITQLLIGAVMLALGLGIAWGIAKTITGPLRATVNGLDEIAAGDGDLTQRLNTEGRNELADLGRAFNAFLDKIQTLVREIAGASAQLASAAEELSMTSSDTSQHVSRQQHEIDQVATAINQMTATVEEVARHAAEAARATQETDQETHAGTEVVGRTIEAIEAVAREVESAGEIISRLSADSVEIGAVLDVIRGIAEQTNLLALNAAIEAARAGEQGRGFAVVADEVRTLASRTQVSTQDIQDKIERVQTGSNNAVSAMEQGRAKASEAVDQAKQGGESLQTINRAVSSITDMNHQIASAAEEQTAVAEEINRNIHVISEAVDQTTSGAAQISTASEELAQLAARLQSLVGQFRV; translated from the coding sequence ATGTTGAAAAACCTGACCATTGGCCTGCGCATTCTGCTCGGCTCAGCCCTCATGTTGTTGGTCACCTATGGTGTGATGCTGCCAACGCAGCTCAACCAGCTCAAATCCATCACGGCAGAAGATCAGATGCGCTTCGCGCGCGGTCTGTTCGAGACCTTCAGCTCCATGCTTCAGGAACAGGGCAAGCTTGCACTGGCGCTCAGCGCCGCTCAGGCCAATATGCCGGAGATTCAGCGCGCCTTTGCCGAGCGTGATCGCGAGCGCCTGCTCGAACTGACCCAAGCCGAGTTCGAGCACTTGAAAACGCACCAGGATGTGCGGCAATTCCAGTTTCTGACCCCACCCGCCACCTCCTTTCTGCGCGTGCACATGCCAGACAAGCATGGCGATGACCTCAGCCGCATGCGCGGCACCGTGGTGAACGCCAATCAGAATCGCGAACCCATCATGGGTCTCGAGCGCGGAGTGGCCGGCCTTGGCATCCGCGGTGTCCAGCCAGTGTTTTACCAAGGCGAGCACATCGGCGTGGTGGAATTTGGCATGTCCTTCGGGCAAGCCTTCTTCGATCATATCCTCGAGAGTTTCGGCGTGCCAAGCGCGTTGCAGTTGGCCGCCGACAGAGGCTTCGAGACCCTTGCCGGCACCATCAAGGGCGGCACCCTGCTCAAGCCGGACGAGCTGCGCGCGGCGCTCGACGGCGAGACGATCACCCGCGACGCGCGAGTTGAGGGCGGGCCGGTGCTGATTTACGCCGAGGCCATTGAAGACTACTCGGGCAAGCCGATCGGCGTGGTCGAACTGCTGGTCGACCGCAGCCTATCGGTGGCGGCCTACCGCAACGCGCTCATCACTCAGCTGTTGATAGGCGCCGTCATGCTGGCGCTTGGGCTCGGCATCGCTTGGGGGATCGCCAAGACGATCACCGGTCCCTTGCGCGCCACGGTCAATGGCCTCGATGAAATCGCCGCTGGCGACGGCGATCTGACCCAGCGCCTGAACACCGAAGGTCGCAACGAGCTGGCCGATCTCGGGCGCGCCTTCAACGCCTTTCTCGACAAAATCCAGACCCTGGTGCGCGAGATTGCCGGTGCCTCGGCCCAGCTTGCCTCGGCCGCCGAGGAGCTGTCGATGACCAGCTCGGATACCTCCCAGCACGTCAGCCGCCAGCAGCATGAGATCGATCAAGTCGCCACCGCCATCAACCAGATGACCGCCACCGTGGAAGAAGTGGCTCGCCATGCCGCCGAAGCCGCGCGCGCCACCCAGGAGACCGACCAGGAGACCCATGCCGGCACCGAGGTGGTCGGCAGGACCATCGAGGCCATCGAGGCCGTTGCGCGCGAGGTCGAGAGCGCCGGGGAGATCATCTCGCGTCTGTCCGCCGACAGTGTGGAGATTGGCGCGGTGCTCGACGTGATCCGCGGCATCGCCGAGCAGACCAATCTGCTTGCGCTCAACGCCGCCATCGAGGCCGCGCGCGCTGGCGAGCAAGGCCGCGGCTTTGCCGTGGTTGCCGATGAGGTGCGCACGCTCGCCAGCCGCACTCAGGTCTCCACCCAGGACATTCAGGACAAGATCGAGCGGGTGCAGACCGGCTCCAACAACGCCGTATCGGCCATGGAACAGGGCCGAGCCAAGGCGAGCGAGGCGGTCGATCAGGCCAAGCAGGGTGGCGAGTCCCTGCAAACCATCAACCGCGCGGTTTCAAGCATCACCGACATGAACCATCAAATCGCAAGTGCGGCCGAGGAGCAAACCGCCGTGGCCGAGGAGATCAACCGCAACATCCACGTCATTTCCGAAGCCGTCGACCAGACCACCTCGGGGGCGGCCCAGATCAGCACCGCGAGCGAAGAGCTGGCCCAACTGGCCGCCCGGCTGCAGTCGCTGGTGGGACAATTCCGAGTCTGA
- the metG gene encoding methionine--tRNA ligase — MTQVRDILVTSALPYANGPIHIGHLVEYIQTDIWARFQKMRGHNCWYVCADDAHGTPIMLKARAEGISPEALIERVAAEHQADFVAFRVGFDNYHSTHSPENRHFAELIYSRNRDQGHIARREIEQAYDPVEKMFLPDRFIKGECPKCGAPDQYGDNCEACGASYSPAELKNPRSAVSGAVPEMRRSEHYFFKLADFEPMLRDWTRGGGLQKQVANKLDEWFDAGLQEWDISRDAPYFGFEIPDAPGKFFYVWLDAPIGYMASFQHLCERTPGLEFDHFWAPDSPAEVYHFIGKDIIYFHALFWPAMLTGADFRAPTAVFAHGFLTVDGQKMSKSRGTFIKARTYLDHLNPEYLRYYFAAKLGPGVDDIDLSLEDFQARVNADLVGKIVNIASRTASFIHKRFVGRLSATLPEPALFAEFAVAGESIAAAYDKRELGRAMREIMALADRANQYIDEQAPWVIAKDPSREAELHGVCTQGLNLFRLLIGWLRPVLPGTAEAAEAFLRIAPLTWDALPKPLLDHQVEKFKPLMTRIERSQIDAMLAASKADLQTTDANADDTGTGEPAAPLDPSLAETIDYDSFAKVDLRIARIIEADYVDGADKLLKLRLDLGSEQRQVFAGIRAAYAPETLAGRLTVMVANLAPRKMRFGVSEGMVLAAGPGGKELFLLSPDSGAEPGMRVK, encoded by the coding sequence ATGACTCAGGTTCGCGACATTCTCGTCACCAGCGCTTTGCCCTATGCCAATGGGCCCATTCATATCGGCCATCTGGTCGAGTACATCCAGACCGACATCTGGGCGCGTTTCCAGAAGATGCGCGGTCACAACTGCTGGTACGTCTGCGCCGACGACGCCCATGGCACACCCATTATGCTCAAGGCGCGCGCCGAGGGCATCTCCCCGGAGGCACTGATCGAGCGGGTCGCGGCCGAGCACCAAGCGGATTTTGTCGCCTTTCGCGTCGGCTTCGACAATTATCACTCGACCCACTCGCCCGAGAACCGCCATTTCGCCGAGTTGATCTACAGCCGCAACCGCGACCAGGGCCATATCGCCCGGCGTGAGATCGAGCAGGCCTATGATCCGGTGGAGAAGATGTTCCTGCCGGATCGCTTCATCAAGGGCGAGTGCCCCAAGTGCGGCGCGCCGGATCAGTACGGCGATAACTGCGAGGCCTGTGGTGCTAGTTACTCCCCGGCGGAGCTAAAAAACCCGCGCTCAGCGGTCTCTGGTGCGGTGCCGGAGATGCGCCGCTCGGAGCATTATTTCTTCAAGCTCGCGGACTTTGAGCCCATGCTGCGCGACTGGACGCGCGGCGGCGGCCTGCAAAAGCAAGTCGCCAACAAGCTTGATGAGTGGTTCGACGCCGGTTTGCAGGAATGGGATATCTCGCGCGATGCGCCCTACTTTGGCTTTGAGATCCCGGACGCACCGGGCAAGTTCTTTTACGTCTGGCTCGATGCGCCTATTGGCTACATGGCAAGCTTTCAGCACCTGTGCGAGCGCACGCCGGGTCTGGAGTTCGACCACTTCTGGGCGCCCGACTCCCCTGCCGAGGTCTATCACTTTATCGGCAAGGATATTATCTACTTCCACGCCCTGTTTTGGCCGGCGATGTTGACAGGCGCTGACTTCCGCGCACCCACAGCTGTCTTCGCGCACGGCTTTTTGACCGTCGATGGACAGAAGATGTCGAAATCACGCGGGACCTTCATCAAGGCGCGCACCTATCTCGACCATCTCAACCCTGAGTATCTGCGCTATTACTTCGCCGCCAAGCTCGGTCCTGGCGTGGATGATATCGACCTCAGCCTGGAGGATTTTCAGGCGCGGGTGAATGCCGATCTGGTCGGCAAAATCGTCAATATCGCCAGCCGCACGGCGTCTTTCATCCACAAGCGCTTCGTCGGCCGACTCTCGGCAACACTGCCCGAGCCAGCGCTCTTCGCCGAGTTCGCCGTCGCCGGTGAGAGCATTGCCGCCGCCTACGACAAGCGCGAACTGGGCCGAGCCATGCGCGAGATCATGGCACTGGCTGACCGCGCCAATCAGTACATCGACGAACAGGCGCCCTGGGTGATCGCGAAAGACCCAAGTCGCGAGGCCGAACTGCACGGTGTCTGCACCCAGGGGCTCAATCTGTTTCGGCTGCTGATCGGCTGGCTGCGCCCGGTGCTGCCCGGCACTGCCGAGGCGGCCGAAGCCTTCCTGCGCATCGCGCCACTGACCTGGGATGCACTGCCCAAGCCGCTGTTGGATCATCAGGTGGAGAAGTTCAAGCCGCTGATGACGCGCATCGAGCGCAGCCAGATCGATGCCATGCTGGCCGCTTCCAAAGCCGATCTGCAAACAACGGACGCGAATGCTGACGACACCGGTACGGGGGAGCCTGCCGCGCCACTGGACCCGTCGCTTGCAGAAACCATCGACTACGACAGCTTCGCCAAAGTGGATCTGCGCATCGCCCGCATCATCGAAGCGGACTACGTTGATGGCGCTGACAAACTGCTCAAGCTACGTCTTGATCTGGGCAGTGAGCAGCGTCAGGTCTTTGCCGGCATTCGCGCAGCCTATGCGCCTGAGACGCTGGCTGGGCGCCTGACGGTGATGGTCGCCAACCTCGCCCCGCGCAAAATGCGCTTCGGTGTATCTGAGGGCATGGTCCTAGCCGCCGGCCCTGGGGGCAAGGAGCTCTTTTTGCTCTCTCCCGACAGCGGCGCAGAGCCTGGTATGCGGGTCAAATAA
- a CDS encoding SufE family protein, whose translation MTSSASAQPSASEQIAEIIDTFELLGDWDQRYEYLVEIGEKMAPMDPASKTDSNLVKECMSTVHVAPSPDGNGQLSYQGDCDTAIIKGVVALLVGLFSDKTPAEIEALDVDELFTGLQLEEHLSPNRHVGVYAIVNKMKGQAQAFA comes from the coding sequence ATGACCAGTTCAGCATCAGCACAGCCATCGGCCAGCGAGCAAATCGCCGAGATCATCGACACCTTCGAGCTGCTCGGCGATTGGGACCAGCGCTATGAGTATTTGGTCGAGATTGGCGAAAAGATGGCGCCCATGGACCCTGCATCCAAAACGGATTCCAATCTGGTGAAAGAGTGCATGAGCACCGTGCATGTCGCCCCCAGTCCGGATGGCAACGGCCAGCTGAGCTATCAAGGCGATTGCGACACCGCCATCATCAAGGGGGTGGTGGCGCTGCTGGTGGGCTTGTTCAGCGACAAGACCCCGGCGGAAATTGAGGCCCTGGATGTCGATGAGCTCTTCACCGGGCTGCAACTCGAAGAGCACTTAAGCCCGAACCGCCACGTTGGCGTCTATGCCATCGTGAACAAGATGAAAGGTCAGGCACAAGCATTCGCCTGA
- a CDS encoding HesB/IscA family protein, producing the protein MAVTLTDAAARHISGMIDKRGHGLGIRIGTKKSGCTGFAYEVDYADQVDDSDQIFESHGVKVIVDADSMPRIDGTEVDFVKSSLLNEGFEFRNPNVKDACGCGESFNV; encoded by the coding sequence ATGGCAGTTACTCTGACGGATGCCGCGGCGCGACATATCTCCGGAATGATCGACAAACGCGGACATGGGCTTGGCATTCGCATTGGCACCAAGAAAAGCGGCTGCACCGGCTTTGCCTACGAAGTCGATTACGCCGACCAGGTCGACGACAGCGATCAGATCTTCGAAAGCCACGGCGTCAAGGTCATCGTGGATGCAGACAGCATGCCGCGCATTGACGGCACCGAGGTGGATTTCGTCAAATCCAGCCTGCTGAACGAGGGGTTCGAATTCCGCAACCCCAATGTGAAAGACGCTTGCGGTTGCGGCGAATCCTTCAACGTCTGA
- a CDS encoding LON peptidase substrate-binding domain-containing protein, with protein MKSSPFLPEFDRLPSIVPIFPLAGVVVLPGVQLPLNIFEPRYLSMVQHALAEQHIIGMVQPAGSDEDSIHRIGCAGRITSYSETNDGRIVLVLSGFCRFRVLEEAEPVSGFRRARVSWDEFAGDYNTEQTSITDRERFIGSLRSFCTRRQVEIPWDDIAEMADDDLVNLLCTHLPLDAGDKQALIETVALEERATLMRGLMDMSALSSSDGTVQRH; from the coding sequence ATGAAAAGCAGTCCATTCCTGCCTGAATTCGACCGGTTGCCGAGTATTGTGCCAATTTTCCCGCTGGCTGGCGTCGTGGTCCTGCCGGGCGTACAACTGCCACTGAATATTTTCGAGCCGCGGTACCTGAGCATGGTGCAACATGCGCTGGCCGAGCAGCACATCATCGGGATGGTGCAACCCGCCGGCAGCGATGAAGACTCCATTCACCGTATCGGCTGCGCCGGGCGAATCACCTCCTATAGTGAAACCAATGACGGACGTATCGTCTTGGTGCTGAGTGGATTTTGCCGCTTCCGCGTGCTTGAGGAAGCCGAGCCCGTCAGCGGGTTTCGGCGCGCTCGCGTGAGTTGGGATGAATTTGCCGGCGATTACAACACCGAGCAAACCAGCATTACAGATCGCGAGCGCTTCATCGGCTCCCTGCGCAGCTTCTGCACCCGCCGCCAGGTTGAAATCCCCTGGGACGACATCGCGGAAATGGCCGATGATGATCTGGTCAATCTGCTCTGCACCCATTTGCCGCTTGATGCCGGCGACAAGCAGGCGTTGATCGAGACCGTCGCACTTGAGGAGCGCGCCACCCTGATGCGCGGGCTGATGGATATGTCAGCTCTCTCAAGCAGCGATGGCACCGTGCAACGGCACTAA
- a CDS encoding YqaA family protein yields the protein MDAYLGLFAISFLAATLLPAYSEVVFAGLLTTGYAPFSLWLWATAGNTLGAALNWAIGRWLLRYRERPWFPFKGAGLDTAQRWFQRWGVWSLLLAWAPVGGDALTFIAGLMRVRFLLFLLLTATGKGLRYAVLLGLVELGRPLWATA from the coding sequence ATGGACGCCTATCTTGGCTTGTTCGCCATTTCCTTTCTTGCCGCGACGCTGCTGCCCGCTTACTCCGAGGTGGTCTTCGCCGGCCTGCTGACCACCGGCTACGCGCCCTTTTCGCTCTGGCTCTGGGCCACCGCCGGCAATACCCTGGGCGCAGCCCTCAACTGGGCAATTGGGCGTTGGCTGCTGCGCTATCGCGAACGTCCCTGGTTTCCGTTCAAAGGGGCGGGGCTCGACACCGCCCAGCGCTGGTTTCAGCGCTGGGGTGTGTGGTCGCTGCTGCTGGCCTGGGCGCCGGTCGGCGGTGATGCGCTGACCTTCATCGCCGGGCTGATGCGAGTGCGCTTTCTGCTGTTTCTGCTCTTGACCGCAACCGGCAAGGGGCTTCGCTATGCCGTGCTGCTCGGGTTAGTCGAGCTCGGTCGACCACTGTGGGCGACAGCCTAA